In Streptomyces sp. NBC_00091, the following proteins share a genomic window:
- a CDS encoding hemolysin family protein: MTVIQLLIGLATLVVNAFFVGAEFALISVRRSQIEPYAEQGDRRARSVLWGLEHVSALMAAAQLGITLCTLVLGVVAEPAIAHLLTPLLDAVGVPSGVTHAISFVVALALATYLHMLFGEMVPKNVALSEPVRTALLLGPPLVALTRALKPVIFAINAFANALLRLLRVDVKSEVSATFSDDELARIVKDSSDAGLIDDRASERLHDALELGRRPVADVVLPAHRVVTARQGITAAGLEALSAESGYSRFPVVDGEQRILGYLHVKDALDVVEREEPFPQSALRPIAQVTAETPLDDVLTAMRRSRTHLAAVLGADGAMAGLVTMEDVLRELFGRPASA, encoded by the coding sequence ATGACCGTGATCCAGCTTCTGATCGGCCTGGCGACCCTGGTCGTGAACGCCTTCTTCGTCGGCGCGGAGTTCGCGCTGATCTCGGTCCGGCGCAGCCAGATCGAACCGTACGCCGAGCAGGGCGACCGGCGGGCCCGCTCGGTGCTGTGGGGCCTGGAGCACGTATCGGCCCTGATGGCGGCGGCCCAGCTGGGCATCACCCTGTGCACCCTGGTGCTGGGCGTGGTGGCCGAGCCGGCCATCGCGCACCTGCTGACCCCGCTGCTCGACGCCGTCGGGGTGCCGTCCGGGGTGACGCACGCGATCTCCTTCGTGGTGGCGCTGGCGCTGGCCACGTACCTGCACATGCTGTTCGGCGAGATGGTGCCGAAGAACGTGGCGCTGTCCGAGCCGGTGCGCACCGCCCTGCTGCTGGGGCCGCCGCTGGTGGCCCTGACCCGGGCGCTGAAGCCGGTGATCTTCGCGATCAACGCCTTCGCCAACGCCCTGCTGCGGCTGCTGCGGGTGGATGTGAAGAGCGAGGTCTCGGCGACGTTCTCGGACGACGAGCTGGCCCGGATCGTCAAGGACTCCAGCGACGCCGGGCTCATCGACGACCGGGCGAGCGAGCGGCTGCACGACGCCCTCGAGCTGGGCCGCCGCCCCGTCGCCGATGTGGTGCTGCCCGCACACCGGGTGGTCACGGCCCGGCAGGGCATCACCGCGGCCGGTCTGGAGGCGCTGTCCGCCGAGTCGGGGTACTCCCGCTTCCCGGTGGTCGACGGGGAGCAGCGGATCCTGGGCTACCTGCACGTCAAGGACGCCCTGGACGTGGTGGAACGGGAGGAACCGTTCCCGCAGTCCGCGCTGCGCCCGATCGCGCAGGTGACGGCGGAGACCCCGCTGGACGACGTACTGACCGCCATGCGGCGCAGCCGGACGCATCTGGCGGCGGTCCTGGGGGCGGACGGGGCGATGGCCGGTCTGGTGACGATGGAGGACGTGCTGCGCGAGCTGTTCGGCCGGCCCGCCTCCGCCTAG
- a CDS encoding hemolysin family protein has protein sequence MTEVRLLVVALLLCLACGVFVAAEFSLTTVERSELERAAERGERGADSALAAVRSLTFQLSGAQLGITVTGLVIGMISKPSIAALLTDPFEAMGLSAGAASSTALVLGTVLSTVVLMVVGELVPKNWAISSPLAIAKRVATMQRVFSRAFKPLISHLNTTANHMVRRFGMEPAEELASARSPQELVALARHSAKAGALEKDTAELFVRTLNLADLTAENVMTPRVQVTALDVQTTAEDVANATMATGLSRFPVYRGSLDTVVGTVHIKDVLALPAEERHRHPVSQLLREPLLVPESLTVDRLLDQLSGRQTMAVVIDEYGGTAGVATLEDIVEEVVGEVRDEHDPHETSDLAPAGTDESGRALYSADGAARTDQLRRIGLRVPDGPYETLAGLIATELGRIPAVGDRLELDGWHLDVVDASGRRAARVLLHKPAGSAGDEGGEGTR, from the coding sequence ATGACCGAGGTACGCCTGCTCGTCGTGGCGCTGCTGCTCTGCCTTGCCTGTGGTGTCTTCGTCGCGGCCGAGTTCTCGCTGACCACCGTCGAGCGCAGCGAGCTCGAACGGGCCGCCGAGCGGGGCGAGCGCGGAGCCGACAGCGCCCTGGCCGCCGTCCGCAGCCTCACCTTCCAGCTCTCCGGCGCCCAGCTCGGCATCACCGTGACCGGCCTGGTCATCGGCATGATCTCCAAGCCCTCGATCGCCGCCCTGCTCACGGACCCGTTCGAGGCCATGGGCCTGTCGGCCGGCGCCGCGTCCTCGACCGCCCTGGTCCTCGGCACCGTCCTGTCGACGGTCGTCCTGATGGTGGTCGGCGAGCTGGTCCCCAAGAACTGGGCGATCTCCTCGCCGCTGGCGATCGCCAAGCGCGTGGCCACCATGCAGCGGGTCTTCTCCCGCGCGTTCAAGCCGCTGATCAGCCACCTGAACACCACCGCCAACCACATGGTCCGGCGGTTCGGCATGGAGCCCGCCGAGGAGCTGGCCTCCGCCCGCAGCCCCCAGGAGCTGGTGGCCCTGGCCCGGCACTCCGCCAAGGCGGGCGCGCTGGAGAAGGACACCGCCGAGCTGTTCGTGCGGACCCTGAACCTCGCCGACCTGACCGCGGAGAACGTGATGACCCCGCGCGTCCAGGTCACGGCCCTCGACGTGCAGACGACCGCCGAGGACGTGGCCAACGCGACCATGGCCACCGGGCTGTCGCGCTTCCCCGTCTACCGGGGCAGCCTCGACACCGTCGTCGGCACGGTCCACATCAAGGACGTCCTGGCCCTGCCCGCCGAGGAGCGCCACCGCCATCCGGTGTCGCAGCTGCTGCGCGAGCCCCTCCTCGTACCGGAATCACTGACCGTGGACCGGCTGCTGGACCAGCTGTCGGGCCGGCAGACGATGGCCGTGGTCATCGACGAGTACGGCGGCACGGCCGGAGTGGCCACGCTCGAGGACATCGTCGAGGAGGTCGTCGGCGAGGTGCGCGACGAGCACGACCCGCACGAGACCTCCGACCTGGCCCCGGCCGGCACGGACGAGTCCGGACGGGCCCTGTACTCCGCCGACGGCGCCGCGCGCACCGATCAGCTCCGGCGGATCGGGCTGCGGGTGCCCGACGGCCCGTACGAGACCCTGGCCGGGCTGATAGCGACCGAACTGGGCCGGATCCCGGCCGTCGGCGACCGCCTGGAGCTGGACGGCTGGCACCTGGACGTGGTCGACGCCAGTGGGCGCCGGGCCGCCCGTGTGCTGCTGCACAAGCCGGCCGGGTCCGCCGGTGACGAGGGCGGGGAGGGGACCCGATGA
- a CDS encoding DUF6126 family protein — protein sequence MSDDTSATSDTSDTAARVDRADREKWKEKGVALRAFFYIFGTHVFAGFVYLLFYLGQHAQK from the coding sequence ATGAGTGACGACACGTCTGCCACGTCCGACACGTCCGACACGGCGGCCCGGGTGGATCGGGCGGATCGGGAGAAGTGGAAGGAGAAGGGCGTCGCGCTGCGCGCGTTCTTCTACATCTTCGGCACGCACGTGTTCGCCGGGTTCGTGTACCTGCTCTTCTACCTGGGCCAGCACGCCCAGAAGTGA
- a CDS encoding class I SAM-dependent methyltransferase: MPTPAPDPVHHPYFARFYARASTAAETRAGMSALRRELLQGVSGRVIEIGAGNGLNFAHYPRAVSEVVAIEPERTLRRLAAAAALRAEVPVDLVPGVAEALPVKSEAFDVGVASLVLCTVRNLPRALAELHRVLRPGAELRFLEHGLAPGPGMAAVQRALDRTLWPRLFGGCHTARDPLAAMEAAGFRIVSHRSFRLPERGPALPTSYCVIGSARRSDD; the protein is encoded by the coding sequence ATGCCCACACCTGCCCCCGACCCGGTGCACCACCCGTACTTCGCCCGGTTCTACGCCCGCGCGAGCACCGCAGCCGAGACCCGCGCCGGGATGAGCGCTCTGCGCCGCGAACTCCTTCAGGGCGTGTCCGGCCGGGTCATCGAGATCGGTGCGGGCAACGGCCTGAACTTCGCGCACTACCCGCGAGCCGTCTCCGAGGTCGTCGCCATCGAGCCGGAGCGCACCCTGCGCCGGCTCGCCGCCGCGGCCGCGCTGCGCGCCGAGGTTCCGGTGGACCTCGTACCGGGTGTCGCCGAGGCGCTCCCGGTCAAGAGCGAGGCCTTCGACGTCGGCGTCGCCTCGCTGGTGCTGTGCACCGTACGCAACCTCCCGCGCGCCCTCGCCGAACTGCACCGGGTGCTCCGCCCGGGCGCCGAGCTGCGGTTCCTGGAGCACGGGCTCGCTCCCGGGCCGGGCATGGCCGCCGTCCAGCGGGCGCTGGACCGGACGCTGTGGCCCCGCCTGTTCGGCGGCTGCCACACCGCCCGTGACCCGCTCGCCGCGATGGAGGCGGCCGGCTTCCGGATCGTCTCGCACCGCTCCTTCCGCCTGCCCGAGCGCGGCCCGGCACTGCCCACCTCGTACTGCGTCATCGGCTCGGCCCGCCGCTCCGACGACTAG
- the bioD gene encoding dethiobiotin synthase — protein sequence MSVLVVSGTGTEIGKTVVTSAIAAAAVAAGRSVAVLKPAQTGVGPDEPGDAAEAVRLAGPAVTPLELARYPEPLAPDTAARRSGRPAVTPERIAEAAARLAAEHDLVLVEGAGGLLVRFDEDGRTLADAARLLAAPVLVVAPPGLGTLNSTTLTAEALAARAIRALGVVVGSWPAAPDLASRCNLADLPKSSGLPLLGAVPEGAGGLEPGAFRAAAPGWLAAPLDGTWSAESFLAEWPA from the coding sequence ATGTCCGTACTCGTCGTGTCGGGCACCGGCACGGAAATCGGCAAGACGGTGGTCACCTCGGCGATCGCGGCGGCCGCCGTGGCCGCCGGCCGCTCCGTGGCCGTGCTCAAGCCCGCCCAGACCGGGGTCGGCCCGGACGAGCCCGGGGACGCGGCCGAGGCCGTACGCCTCGCCGGCCCGGCCGTGACCCCGCTGGAACTGGCCCGCTACCCCGAACCCCTGGCCCCGGACACCGCCGCGCGGCGCTCCGGGCGGCCGGCGGTGACCCCGGAGCGGATCGCGGAGGCGGCCGCACGGCTGGCCGCCGAGCACGACCTGGTGCTCGTGGAGGGCGCGGGCGGGCTGCTCGTACGGTTCGACGAGGACGGGCGCACCCTGGCGGACGCGGCGCGCCTGCTGGCGGCTCCGGTCCTGGTGGTGGCGCCGCCGGGGCTCGGCACCCTGAACTCCACGACCCTGACCGCGGAGGCCCTGGCGGCCCGGGCGATCCGTGCGCTCGGGGTGGTCGTCGGCAGCTGGCCCGCCGCGCCCGACCTGGCCTCCCGCTGCAACCTGGCCGACCTCCCGAAGTCTTCCGGGCTCCCGCTGCTGGGGGCCGTGCCGGAGGGCGCCGGGGGGCTGGAGCCCGGCGCGTTCCGCGCGGCCGCCCCGGGCTGGCTGGCGGCGCCGCTGGACGGCACCTGGTCGGCGGAGTCCTTCCTGGCCGAGTGGCCCGCCTGA
- a CDS encoding adenosylmethionine--8-amino-7-oxononanoate transaminase translates to MRDPFPLHDPLDPASDTAGLLALDRQHVWHPYGPMPGRQETLVVSSASGVRLRLAAPAQGREELVDGMSSWWSAIHGYNHPALNEAATAQLGRMSHVMFGGLTHEPAVRLAARLVEITPPGLEHVFLADSGSVSVEVAVKMCLQYWRSLGRTGKTRLLTWRGGYHGDTWQPMAVCDPDGGMHELWQGHLPRQVFADAPPGDFDTPVDPAYTAHLRSLIAAHADELAAVIVEPVVQGAGGMRFHNPGYLRVLRELCDEYGVLLILDEIATGFGRTGALFAADHAGITPDVMCLGKSLTGGYLTLAATLCTERVADGISRGEVPVLAHGPTFMGNPLATAVALASVDLLLGQDWAGEVKRIEAGLREGLAAAAGLPGVRDVRVLGAIGVIQLDHPVDVWAATRASVREGVWLRPFRDLIYTMPPFVTGDADVARICRAAVAAAQEG, encoded by the coding sequence ATGCGTGACCCGTTCCCCCTGCACGACCCGCTCGACCCCGCGTCGGACACGGCCGGCCTGCTCGCCCTCGACCGGCAGCACGTCTGGCACCCGTACGGACCGATGCCCGGGCGGCAGGAGACCCTCGTGGTCTCCTCCGCCTCGGGGGTCCGGCTGCGGCTCGCCGCCCCCGCCCAGGGGCGCGAGGAGCTCGTCGACGGCATGTCCTCCTGGTGGTCGGCGATCCACGGCTACAACCACCCGGCGCTGAACGAGGCCGCGACGGCCCAGCTGGGCAGGATGTCGCACGTGATGTTCGGCGGGCTCACCCACGAGCCCGCCGTCCGGCTGGCCGCCCGGCTGGTCGAGATCACCCCGCCGGGGCTGGAGCACGTCTTCCTCGCCGACTCGGGCTCCGTGTCCGTCGAAGTCGCCGTCAAGATGTGCCTCCAGTACTGGCGTTCGCTGGGCCGCACCGGCAAGACCCGGCTGCTGACCTGGCGCGGCGGCTACCACGGCGACACCTGGCAGCCGATGGCCGTGTGCGACCCCGACGGCGGCATGCACGAGCTGTGGCAGGGCCACCTGCCCCGGCAGGTCTTCGCCGACGCGCCGCCCGGGGACTTCGACACGCCCGTGGACCCGGCGTACACCGCCCACCTGCGCTCCCTGATCGCCGCGCACGCGGACGAACTGGCCGCGGTGATCGTGGAGCCGGTGGTGCAGGGCGCGGGCGGCATGCGCTTCCACAACCCCGGCTACCTGCGGGTGCTGCGCGAACTGTGCGACGAGTACGGGGTACTGCTGATCCTCGACGAGATCGCCACCGGCTTCGGCCGGACCGGCGCGCTCTTCGCCGCCGACCACGCGGGCATCACCCCGGACGTGATGTGCCTGGGCAAGTCGCTGACCGGCGGCTACCTCACGCTCGCGGCCACCCTGTGCACCGAGCGGGTCGCCGACGGGATCTCCCGGGGCGAGGTCCCGGTGCTCGCGCACGGGCCCACCTTCATGGGCAACCCCCTCGCCACGGCCGTGGCGCTGGCCTCCGTCGACCTGCTGCTCGGCCAGGACTGGGCGGGCGAGGTCAAGCGGATCGAGGCCGGCCTGCGCGAGGGCCTCGCGGCGGCCGCCGGGCTGCCCGGGGTCCGGGACGTACGGGTGCTGGGCGCCATCGGGGTGATCCAGCTGGACCACCCGGTCGACGTGTGGGCGGCCACCCGGGCATCGGTCCGGGAGGGCGTCTGGCTGCGCCCGTTCCGCGACCTGATCTACACGATGCCCCCGTTCGTCACCGGCGACGCCGATGTGGCCCGGATCTGCCGCGCGGCCGTCGCGGCGGCGCAGGAAGGCTGA
- the bioB gene encoding biotin synthase BioB: MDLLNTLVEKGLRRELPTREEALAVLATSDDELLDVVAAAGKVRRQWFGRRVKLNYLVNLKSGLCPEDCSYCSQRLGSKAEILKYTWLKPEEASQAAAAGVAGGAKRVCLVASGRGPTDRDVARVGETIAAIKEQNEGVEVCACLGLLADGQAEKLRDAGADAYNHNLNTSESTYGQITKTHTYADRVDTVQKAHAAGLSACSGLIAGMGESDEDLVDVVYSLRELDSDSVPVNFLIPFEGTPLAKEWNLTPQRCLRILAMVRFVCPDVEVRIAGGREVHLRSMQPLALHVANSIFLGDYLTSEGQAGQADLDMIADAGFEVEGAGTTTLPAHRADAAAAARAGGMCGSAPEAGAAGCGSACGGCSGHAEETPVPAPAQAEAGEVRPDLVAVRRRGAGTDIAPNA, encoded by the coding sequence ATGGACCTGCTGAACACCCTGGTGGAAAAGGGACTGCGGCGCGAGCTGCCGACCCGCGAAGAGGCGCTCGCCGTACTGGCGACCTCCGACGACGAACTGCTCGACGTGGTGGCCGCGGCCGGCAAGGTGCGCCGCCAGTGGTTCGGGCGCCGCGTCAAGCTGAACTACCTGGTCAACCTGAAGTCGGGGCTCTGCCCCGAGGACTGCTCGTACTGCTCCCAGCGCCTGGGGTCGAAGGCCGAGATCCTCAAGTACACCTGGCTGAAGCCGGAGGAGGCCTCCCAGGCCGCCGCGGCCGGCGTCGCCGGCGGCGCCAAGCGGGTCTGTCTCGTGGCGAGCGGACGCGGTCCCACCGACCGGGACGTGGCCCGCGTCGGCGAGACGATCGCCGCCATCAAGGAGCAGAACGAGGGCGTCGAGGTCTGCGCCTGTCTGGGCTTGCTCGCCGACGGCCAGGCCGAGAAGCTCCGCGACGCGGGTGCGGATGCCTACAACCACAACCTCAACACCTCCGAGTCCACGTACGGGCAGATCACCAAGACGCACACGTACGCGGACCGCGTCGACACGGTACAGAAGGCGCACGCGGCGGGTCTGTCCGCCTGCTCCGGCCTGATCGCCGGCATGGGCGAGAGCGACGAGGACCTGGTCGACGTCGTCTACTCGCTGCGCGAGCTGGACTCGGACTCGGTGCCCGTCAACTTCCTGATCCCCTTCGAGGGCACCCCCCTCGCCAAGGAGTGGAACCTCACCCCGCAGCGCTGCCTGCGGATCCTGGCGATGGTCCGTTTCGTCTGCCCCGACGTGGAGGTCCGGATCGCCGGCGGCCGCGAGGTGCACCTGCGCTCGATGCAGCCGCTCGCCCTGCACGTGGCCAACTCCATCTTCCTCGGCGACTACCTCACCAGTGAGGGCCAGGCGGGCCAGGCCGACCTCGACATGATCGCGGACGCCGGTTTCGAGGTGGAGGGCGCCGGTACGACCACCCTTCCCGCGCACCGGGCCGACGCCGCGGCCGCCGCCCGCGCGGGCGGCATGTGCGGATCCGCGCCGGAGGCCGGGGCCGCCGGCTGCGGCTCGGCCTGCGGTGGCTGCTCCGGGCACGCCGAGGAGACCCCGGTGCCCGCACCCGCCCAGGCCGAGGCCGGCGAGGTGCGTCCGGACCTGGTGGCGGTACGCCGTCGCGGCGCGGGGACGGACATCGCCCCCAATGCGTGA